CGCTCGTGGGGCGACGCAGCCTGCCCGCGGGGTTGGCGGTGGCGGCGGCCTCCACGGTGGTGGACGCCGTGCGCGGCCACACGCGGGCGCGCGCCGCGGAGAGCGCGGTGGTGGAGCCCTTCGAGGACGACTTCGGCGCGGAGTCCGCCGCGCGCACCGCGCTCGCGGAGGCGCGCAGCGTGGTGCGCTCGAGCGGACTGGACCCGGCCCTGCTCGGCGTCCCGGACGTGGAGCTGATGCTGGAGGAGGTGCGCGCCGCGCGGGCCAGCGCCTGGCGCTATACGGCCACGACGGGCGTGGGCGAGGCGGTGGCCGGCTGGTGGCGCACCGCGCGCTGGCTGGTGCTGCCGCTCATCAACCTGCCGCTGCTGGCGCTGCTGGGACACGCGGGCTACCGCGTGGCGCGGGCCTACGTGGAGGGCCCCCTGCTGCCGCTCGACTACTTCGTCAACGCGGGAGCCCTCTTCGCGCTGCTGGCGGGCGCGGGCGCGCTCGTGGCGTCAGCGAGTCTCGCTGGGGCCGCTCGCCGTGCGGGCGCCGCCGGCCGGAGCCGCTTTGTCGAGGCCCTGGCCACCCTGGGCCGGAGGCTGGGAGAGGCCGTCGATGATGGCCTTCGCCCCGGGCGGGAGGCCGCGCGGCGCATCCTGGCGCTCCGGTGACATGGACACCACCGGCTGGCCCGGCGAGTGCGCGTCGTTGTTGGTGGCCATCAGCGTCGTCGCGCTGGACTCGCGGCAGATGGGCGCGGAGACGCGCGTGTCGCGCACCGGGTCTCCATAGCCCGCGATGCGCGCCGGCACGGAGGGGTTGTTCCACCCCTTGCCCACGCTGCGCGCCACCTTGAAGTGCAGGTGCGCGCCACAGGCCCAGCCCGTGGAGCCGGAGAAGCCGATCAACTGCCCCTCCTTCACCTGCTCCCCGGACTTCACCACCACCGCGCTGAAGTGCAGGTACTGCGTCTCCAGCCCGTCCGCGTGCTGGATGACGACGTAGTTGGCGTACGGCGCGAACTTCTCGTCGCAGCCACCCTGCGTGCTGTCGCCGCGAGACATGCGCACCACGCCGTCGCGCGCCGCTACGATGGGCGTGCCCTCCGGCATGCGGAAATCCCACGCATACGTGTCGTTGTGTTGGTGGCTGCCCGTGTCGTGTCCCTGGCTCACGGTGTAGATGCGGCCACACGCGAACGGGACACCGACCTCCGGAGCATCGCTCGGAGGAGAGGCAATCGAGTTGGGAGCCGCCGGCGCGGAGGCCAGCAGGGAGCCGACGAGAAGGGCAGAGGAAAGGTTCATATCGGGCTGGCGGACAACGGTGACAAGTGGCCCAGGTATTTCCTGTGCGAATTATCTCGCGGCCCCAGGGCCTATCACCAGAGGCCCCGGGCCCTGCCCGCTCGGCCGCCCTGCTTCCCCCGCATGTCTCCAGAGCGCGCGCCCGCTTCGACGGACGAGCCCTCGGCGCCTCGCTCGCCGGGGGAACGGACTCGACACGACGCATGACGCGGTGGCGGAGACGCGCGCGGGAAGCGACGCCACCTGCCCCCGTCACCTCGCTCACACGGCGAGCGCTCGGCGCGGCGCATCATGCCTGCTCGACGCGGCTCGTCAACATAGTGACTGGTCACTCATTAAGTCCGAGGCTATGCTTTTCGTGAATGGCCACCCGGACGAGCACCGCGCCAGCGCCCGCCTCGCGTCCGCCGCGACGCACGCAGCAGGAGCGCCGTGAGACGACGCGCCGCAAGCTGCTGGACGCCACCATCGAGACGCTGGTGGAGCTGGGCCACGCCCGGCTGACGACGGTGGAGGTGGCGAAGCGGGCGGGCGTGTCGCAGGGCGCCCTCTTCACCCACTTCGACACGAAGGAGGAGCTGCTCGCCGCGGCGGTGGAGCACCTCTTCCCGCGCCTCATCCAGGACTACCTCGCGGGCGTGGGCGCGCGTCCCTCCGGCAAGGACCGCATCGCGTCCGCGGTGGACATGCTGTGGGCGGCCTACCAGCGCCCGGAGCTCCAGGCGGCCATCGAGCTGTACGTGGCGGCGCGCACGGACACCGCGCTCCAGGTGGCGCTGGCCGCGGTGGATGGGCCGCACCGGCGGAACCTGCACCGGGTGGCCCGGGAGTTGTTCCCGGAGGCCGCCGCCGAGCACCCGGACTTCGACGCCGTGGTGGAGCTGGCGCTGGACGCCGTGCAGGGCGCGGCGGTGGGGGGCAGCGCCCGTCCGGACGACCCAGCCCACCGTCGCATGCTCGACGCCCTCACCCGCTTCATGCGCAGCGCCTTCACTCCGCCCGAAAGTCCACGCCGCCGACGCACCCGTTCCTGAGACATACGAAGGAGGTCCCCGATGGACGCCACACACATTCCCGACCTCATCACTCCGGCCATCCCGGTGTTCATCATCACGGTGCTCGCCGAGGCCCTCTGGGTGAAGAAGCTGCGGGACGAGGGGCGGTCCATGGTGGGGCATACGCTGAAGGACTCGGCGGCCAGCCTCTCCATGGGGCTGGGCAACGTGTTCATCAACGTGGTGTGGAAGGGCGTGGCCTTCGCCGGCTACCTCGCGCTGTACCACCTGACGCCGCTGCGGGTGGGCACGGGCCCGTGGGCCTGGGTGCTGCTCTTCTTCGCGGAGGACCTCTGCTACTACTGGTTCCACCGCGTCCACCACGAGAGCCGCTTCTTCTGGGCCTCGCACGTGGTGCACCACTCCAGCCAGCACTACAACCTGTCGACGGCGCTGCGCCAGACGTGGACACCTCCCACGGGCTGGGCGTTCTGGGCGCCGCTGGCGCTGCTGGGCTTCCATCCGGTGATGATCATCGTCCAGCAGTCGGTGAGCCTGCTGTATCAGTACTGGATCCACACGGAGACCATCGGCCGGTTGCCCCGTCCGCTGGAGTGGGTGCTGAACACGCCGTCGCACCACCGCGTCCACCACGCCTCCAACCCGCGCTACCTCGACAAGAACTACGCGGGCATCCTCATCATCTGGGACCGGCTCTTCGGCACCTTCGAGCCGGAGACGGAGCGGCCCGTGTACGGGCTGACGAAGAACCTCCAGACGTTCAACCCGCTGCGCATCGCGACCCACGAGTTCGTCGCCATCGCGCGGGACGCGCTGAAGCCGGGCTCCTGGAAGCAGCGGCTGAGCTACGTGTTCCGCAACCCCGCCTGGAAGCCCGGCGGTGACGCGCCGCCGAGCCCGCCCTCCGCCCCCACGCCGGCGCCGGAGCCGGCGCGGACGTCGGCCTGAGCGCGACGGAGGCGAGCCCCTCGGGGGTTGCCCCCTGCTCACTCCATCGCGGGAGGTGTTGAGCACTGGCCGCCATGGGGCGGGCGCTCGCGCCCGGGCCTCGCGTTCGGCTTCCATCGAGCGGGCGGAGGCGCTAAGCCACCGCCCACGTTCAACGCGAGCAACCGAAGGTGGAGGGGTGTCATGACCGAGCGTGAGCTGTGGGAGCGGTATCAGCGATATCTGAGCGTCGTCCCGACCCTGGGGTTCACGCTCGACGTCTCGCGCATGAACTTCGCGGCGGACTTCGTGGAGCGGATGCGGCCTCGCGTGGAGGAGGCCTTCACCCAGATGGAGGCGCTGGAGAAGGGCGCCATCGCCAACCCGGACGAGAACCGCAAGGTGGGCCACTACTGGCTGCGCGCGCCGGAGCTGGCCCCGGAGCCCGCGCTGGCGAAGGAAATCACCGACACGGTGGCGGCCATCCACGCCTTCGCGAAGGACGTGCACGCCGGTCGGGTGAAGCCGCAGAAGGCGCAGCGCTTCACGCACCTGTTGCTGGTGGGCATCGGCGGCTCGGCGCTGGGGCCGCAGTTGGTGGCGGACGCGCTGACGTCGAATGACGACGCGATGCAGGTGACGTTCTTCGACAACACCGACCCGGACGGCATGGACCGGGTGCTGGGCCAGCAGCTCGGCGGGCGGCTCGCGGAGACGCTGACGGTCGTCATCAGCAAGTCCGGTGGGACGAAGGAGACGCGCAACGGCATGTTGGAGGCCGAGCGCGCCTACAAGGCGAAGGGGCTCGACTTCGCCCAGCACGCGGTGGCCATCACCGGCGCGGGCAGCGAGCTGGACCAGCACGCGCGCAAGCAGGGCTGGCTGCGCACCTTCCCCATGTGGGACTGGGTTGGCGGGCGCACGTCGGTGATGTCGGCGGTGGGCCTGCTGCCCGCGCGGCTCCAGGGCCTGGACATCGACGCGATGCTGGCGGGCGCGAAGGAGATGGACATCGCCACGCGCGAGCGCGACCCGGTGAAGAACCCGGCGGCGCTGCTCGCGCTGATGTGGTTCCACGCGGGCGACGGCCGCGGCCTGAAGGACATGGTCATCCTGCCGTACAAGGACCGGCTCCTCTTGATGTCGCGCTACCTCCAGCAGCTCGTCATGGAGTCGCTCGGCAAGGAGAAGGACCTGGATGGCCAGGTGGTGAACCAGGGCATCGCCGTCTACGGGAACAAGGGCTCCACGGACCAGCATGCGTACGTGCAGCAGCTGCGCGAGGGCGTGCCCAACTTCTTCGCCACCTTCATCGAGGTGCTGAAGGACCGCGAGGGCCCGTCCATGGAGGTGGAGGGCGGCATCACCAGCGGTGACTACCTGCTGGGCTTCCTGCTCGGCACGCGCCGCGCGCTGTACGAGAAGGGCCGCGAGTCCATCACGCTGACGGTGCCGGACGTGAGCGCGCGCACGCTGGGCGGGCTCGTCGCGCTGTACGAGCGCGCGGTCGGCTTCTACGCGAGCCTCGTGCACATCAACGCCTACCACCAGCCGGGCGTCGAGGCTGGCAAGAAGGCCGCCACGTCCGTGCTGGAGCTCCAGAAGAAGCTCGTGGCGCGGTTGAGGGAGGCTCGCGCGGAGGCGCGCAGCGCGGAGCAGCTCGCCGCCGACGTCGGCCAGCCCAACGAGGTGGAGACGGTGTTCAAGATTCTCGAGCACCTGGCCGCCAACCCCGAGCGCGGCATCCAGCGCTCCGGACAGCCCGGCCCCGCGGGCGCGCGGTTCCGCGCGGGCTGAGCGACACCTCTCTTCCGAGCCGCATCGACGCCCGGCACTCTCCTCGGAGGGGCCGGGCGTTCGCGTTCGGAGGAATCGCCCAGGCCCTCTCGTCGCTCGTGCACACTCACGAGGCGCGAGGCTTCGCGCTCGGACAGCGCGTCACCTCACGCCCCAGAGGGCGCGGGCCTCCTCCGCGATGAGGTCGGGATACTCCTCCGGGAAGAAGAGGCGGGCCCCCGGGATGCGCCGCACGCCCCGCGAGTTTCCGAAGGCCTTGTCGAGGTGGTCGGCGCTCGACTGCGAGAAGATGGTGTCTCCGGTCCCCCAGAGGATGCGCGTGGGGACGGTGCTCTTCGCGAGCGCGGGGCCGATACCCGCCAGGGAGTTGGCCTCCAGCGCCAGGGTGTACGCGTGCACCTGGTCCCTCCCTCGCTGGGAGCGCACGAGCGGCGCGAAGTAGTACTCGATGGTCTCGTCCGACAGCTCGGCGGGACGCGTGTACGTCATGCCACCGATGCCCTGGTCGGAGCGCGCGAGCACCTTGTCCGCGAGCCAGGGCGCGAGCCACTGGTCCACGTAGGTGCCCTTGCGCGCCATCTCGATGACGGGGAGCACGGCCGCGGGTGGGCACTCCGTCTCCACGTCACAGTTGGTGAGGAGCACCGTCCGGACGCGGTCCGGGTGATGGGCGAGGAAGAGCTGGGCGATGGCCCCACCACTGTCGTTCGCGACGAGGTCCACCGTGGAGATGGAGAGCCTGTCCAACAGGGTGACGAGCATGGCGACCTGCTCGGCGGGGGCGTAGCTCTGTCCCTGCGCGACCTCCGTGTAGCCGAGGCCCATGAAATCGGGGGCGACGCAGCGCCGGAAGGGAGACAGACGCTCGATGGAGCCTCGCCACTGGAAGCTGTTGAGCGGGAAGCCATGGAGGAACAGGGCCGCGTCGCCCGTGCCCCGCTCGAGGTACGCGATGCGACCGAAGCGTGTCTCCAGATAGCGCCGCTCGGCCCGGTAGGCCGCGGCGTCCAGCGGCCCTTCCGCGTGCCCCACCCCGAGCGACGAGCCACCGGCCTGCCCCGCTCTCCCCGCGCAACCGGGCAACACGCACAGCGCGAACGTCCCTGCCATCAGCTCGAGGAACGTCCTCCGATACATCCCTGCCACGCCACCTGCTCCCGCTACGTGCTGAGTCGAACCCATGTGTCGTCCCCACCCGTCGCGCCAATCCGCGATGGGCGCGCTTGTAGCGGGGCGGCCCTGGCAGCCACTTGGTGAAAATTGCGCGAGCAACAGGTGGGCTCGTGCCCGCGTCGAGGCGCGATCGGTACGGCCAACTCACCAGGGGCTTGTTAGGGTACGCCCATGAGCCGCACGCAGGGAGCTTCACCGGCAACAGCCCTTCCCTCCTCGAAGCACGAGCTGGCTCGCGCGGGGCTCGTGCGGGTCTTCGAGTATCGCTGCCACGCGGAGAAGGACGCGCCCATCGAGCCGGAGCAGTTCAGCTTCCCCGCCATCAGCCTCGTGCGCTCGGGGGTCTTCGGATTCCGCAACGAGCGCAGCCCCCAGTTGCTCAGCACGGGGTTCGCGCTGCTGTCGAACCCGGGACAGCAGTACGAGATTTCGCACGAGCACGCGGGTGGTGACCGCTGCATCGTCTTCCGCTTCGACGAGGCCGCCATCAACGAGCTGGTGGGCCGGCCTCCGCACGGCGCCCCGCGTCGCTACTTCGCGAAGTCGGTCCTCCCTCCCATCCCGCGTGTCGAGGCGCTCAGGCATCTGGCTGAGCAACGGCTCGCGGAGAAGAGCTCCACCCTGGGGCTGGAGGAGCTGGGGCTCGCGCTCGCGACGACGGTCGCTTCACAGATGGGGAGTGCGCCCAAGGACGAAGCGCCGAAGCACAACCGGGGCACGCGCGACAGCGTCTACGCGGCGATCGCCGCCATCGAGTCCTCCTCTTCCACGGAGGAGCTCGGCCTGGGGGACCTCGCGCGCATCGCGGGGCTGAGCCCGTATCACTTCCTGCGTGTATTCAAGCGTGAAACAGGTGTCACGCCTCATCGCTTCCTCTTGCAGACACGGGTGCGCCGCGCGCTGGAGCTGCTGCGCGACACGAGCCGCCCCGTGACAGACATTGCGTTCGACGTGGGGTTCGGAGACCTGTCGAACTTCATCAACACGTTCCGCCGGGAGGTGGGCGCCTCCCCTGCGCGGTTCCGCAAGGCGACTCCGACGGAGTGGGCCTCGCTCGCCCGCACCCAGGCTGCCTGAGCGGCCCTCACCGCGAGCCCTCCCCCGCCAACCCCGCACGTTCCCGTCGGCACAGCTCCGCGATCCAATCCGACGCTGCCCGCACGCGGGGGCTGCGCTGCAAGTCCCTGTGCAGCACCAGCCACAAGGGCCGCTTCGCGATGACGCCCGCGCCCACGCGCGTCAGTCGCGTGTCCCGCTCCCCCGTGAGACACGGCAGCAGCGCCACGCCCAGTCCCGCCGCCGCCGCCTCGCGCAGCACCGCCGTGCTGTTGCTGCGCAACAGCCTCCGCCCTCCCGACGTCAGCCGCTTCAACTCCTCCGACTCCGCGCCCGACGTCAGCGTCTCCCGATAGACGAGCACCGTGTGCCCCCGGAAGTCCCCGGGCCTCGGCGCCCCCCGGCGGCGCAGGTAGCCGCGCGCCGCGTACATCGCGAACCCCAGCTCCCCCACCTTGCGCACCACCAACGCATCCCCTCGCGGCGCCACCAAGCGCAACGCCAGGTCCGCGTCTCCACGCTGGATGTCCACCACGTCCGTCCCTACCACCAGCTCCACGTCCAGCCCCGGGTGCCGCCCGTGGATGACGTCCATGTGCGCCGCCAGCAGCGCCTGCGCGAGGTACTCCGTCGCGGCCACGCGCACCGAGCCCTCCACGCGGGCCTCGTCCGCCACCGCGCCATGGAGCGAGCGCAGCGCCTCCTCCATCTCCCGCGCCCGCGCGACGACCGCCTCCGCGCCCTTCGTCAGCCCGAGCGTCCGCGCGCCGCGCAGCACCAGCTTCGTCCCGAGCGACTTCTCCAGCGCCGCCAGCCTGCGGCCCA
The genomic region above belongs to Myxococcus stipitatus and contains:
- a CDS encoding TetR/AcrR family transcriptional regulator; the protein is MATRTSTAPAPASRPPRRTQQERRETTRRKLLDATIETLVELGHARLTTVEVAKRAGVSQGALFTHFDTKEELLAAAVEHLFPRLIQDYLAGVGARPSGKDRIASAVDMLWAAYQRPELQAAIELYVAARTDTALQVALAAVDGPHRRNLHRVARELFPEAAAEHPDFDAVVELALDAVQGAAVGGSARPDDPAHRRMLDALTRFMRSAFTPPESPRRRRTRS
- a CDS encoding sterol desaturase family protein, whose product is MDATHIPDLITPAIPVFIITVLAEALWVKKLRDEGRSMVGHTLKDSAASLSMGLGNVFINVVWKGVAFAGYLALYHLTPLRVGTGPWAWVLLFFAEDLCYYWFHRVHHESRFFWASHVVHHSSQHYNLSTALRQTWTPPTGWAFWAPLALLGFHPVMIIVQQSVSLLYQYWIHTETIGRLPRPLEWVLNTPSHHRVHHASNPRYLDKNYAGILIIWDRLFGTFEPETERPVYGLTKNLQTFNPLRIATHEFVAIARDALKPGSWKQRLSYVFRNPAWKPGGDAPPSPPSAPTPAPEPARTSA
- a CDS encoding glucose-6-phosphate isomerase, which gives rise to MTERELWERYQRYLSVVPTLGFTLDVSRMNFAADFVERMRPRVEEAFTQMEALEKGAIANPDENRKVGHYWLRAPELAPEPALAKEITDTVAAIHAFAKDVHAGRVKPQKAQRFTHLLLVGIGGSALGPQLVADALTSNDDAMQVTFFDNTDPDGMDRVLGQQLGGRLAETLTVVISKSGGTKETRNGMLEAERAYKAKGLDFAQHAVAITGAGSELDQHARKQGWLRTFPMWDWVGGRTSVMSAVGLLPARLQGLDIDAMLAGAKEMDIATRERDPVKNPAALLALMWFHAGDGRGLKDMVILPYKDRLLLMSRYLQQLVMESLGKEKDLDGQVVNQGIAVYGNKGSTDQHAYVQQLREGVPNFFATFIEVLKDREGPSMEVEGGITSGDYLLGFLLGTRRALYEKGRESITLTVPDVSARTLGGLVALYERAVGFYASLVHINAYHQPGVEAGKKAATSVLELQKKLVARLREARAEARSAEQLAADVGQPNEVETVFKILEHLAANPERGIQRSGQPGPAGARFRAG
- a CDS encoding alpha/beta fold hydrolase translates to MYRRTFLELMAGTFALCVLPGCAGRAGQAGGSSLGVGHAEGPLDAAAYRAERRYLETRFGRIAYLERGTGDAALFLHGFPLNSFQWRGSIERLSPFRRCVAPDFMGLGYTEVAQGQSYAPAEQVAMLVTLLDRLSISTVDLVANDSGGAIAQLFLAHHPDRVRTVLLTNCDVETECPPAAVLPVIEMARKGTYVDQWLAPWLADKVLARSDQGIGGMTYTRPAELSDETIEYYFAPLVRSQRGRDQVHAYTLALEANSLAGIGPALAKSTVPTRILWGTGDTIFSQSSADHLDKAFGNSRGVRRIPGARLFFPEEYPDLIAEEARALWGVR
- a CDS encoding helix-turn-helix transcriptional regulator, which produces MSRTQGASPATALPSSKHELARAGLVRVFEYRCHAEKDAPIEPEQFSFPAISLVRSGVFGFRNERSPQLLSTGFALLSNPGQQYEISHEHAGGDRCIVFRFDEAAINELVGRPPHGAPRRYFAKSVLPPIPRVEALRHLAEQRLAEKSSTLGLEELGLALATTVASQMGSAPKDEAPKHNRGTRDSVYAAIAAIESSSSTEELGLGDLARIAGLSPYHFLRVFKRETGVTPHRFLLQTRVRRALELLRDTSRPVTDIAFDVGFGDLSNFINTFRREVGASPARFRKATPTEWASLARTQAA
- a CDS encoding LysR family transcriptional regulator gives rise to the protein MDMRWDDLRYLLAVARQGSLAGAARELRVDATTVGRRLAALEKSLGTKLVLRGARTLGLTKGAEAVVARAREMEEALRSLHGAVADEARVEGSVRVAATEYLAQALLAAHMDVIHGRHPGLDVELVVGTDVVDIQRGDADLALRLVAPRGDALVVRKVGELGFAMYAARGYLRRRGAPRPGDFRGHTVLVYRETLTSGAESEELKRLTSGGRRLLRSNSTAVLREAAAAGLGVALLPCLTGERDTRLTRVGAGVIAKRPLWLVLHRDLQRSPRVRAASDWIAELCRRERAGLAGEGSR